The Geothrix oryzae DNA window GGCCGCGAAGACCGTCATGGCCTTGGGCCGGACGCGCTTCACGGCGCCGTGGATGATGGCTTCGATCAGGTCGCCATCGGTCTTCAGCCGCCCTTCCCGTTTGGCCTCGTCATGGCTGAGGTCCAGGAACAGCAGCATGAAGACGCCCGTTTCGGCGTCCAGGCCCATCAGGGCGATGAGGCCCACCCACACGGCGATGCTCATGTTGTAGCCCAGGGCCCAGAGCAGCCAGAAGGCGCCGATGGCGCTGAAGGGCACCGCCAGCATGACGACGGAGGCCTTGAAGGCGCTCTTGGTGTTGGCGTAGAGCAGGCCGAAGATCAGCACCAGGGTGATGGGCAGGATGATCTTCAGCCGTTCCTTCACGCGGATCATGTTTTCGTACTGGCCCGACCAGGTGAGGCTGTAGCCCGGGGGCAGCTTGAGCTCCTTCTCCACGGCCGCCTTGGCGTGCTGGACATAGGAGCCCACATCGATCTTCGAGGTATCGAAGTCGACGAGCACATAGCCGTTCATCTGGCCGTTCTCGTCGCGGATCATGGCGGGACCGTTGGCCCATTTCAGGTCGGCGATCTCCTCCATGGGAATCAGGGCCCCGCCCGGCGTGGGGATGAGCACCCGGTTCAGGGCACCGGGGTTCTCCCGGTAGTCCCGGGCGTAGCGCACATTCACGGGGTAGCGGGCCCGGCCATCGTAGACCGTGCTCTGGTTGTCGCCGCCGATGGCGGTCATCACCAGCATGTTGGCCTGCTCCACGCTGAGCCCGTAGCGGGCCAGCTGCTCCCGCTTCAGCACGAAGTCCAGGAAATAGCCCTGGGCCGTGCGTTCGGCGAAGGCGCTGCGGGTGCCCGGGACACCCGACAGGATGCGCTCCGCTTCCACGGCGACCTTCTGGATGGTGTCCAGGTCGGCGCCGTTGATCTTGAGGCCGATGGGGGTGCGAATGCCGGTGCTGAGCATGTCCTGCCGCGCCTTGATGGGCATGGTCCAGGCGTTGGGAATGGCCGGGAGCCGCACCACGCGGTCCAGTTCGGCGACGATCTCCTCCTCGGTGATCCGATCCCGCCAGATGGGCCTGAGGGCGGCTTTCAGGAAGTCCGGCGCCCAGGAGCTGAACCACCGGGGCTTCTCGCGCCACTGGTCCTCGGGCTTGAGGACGATCACCGTCTCCATCATGGAGAAGGGAGCGGGATCCGTGGCGGTGTCAGCACGGCCCGCCTTGCCGAAGACGCTCCCGACCTCGGGCACGGTGCGAATGAGGCGGTCCTGCACCTGCAGGATGCGCTGGGCCTCGGTCTGGCTGAGGCCCGGCAGCGTGGAGGGCATGTAGAGCAGCGTGCCCTCGTTCAGGGGCGGCATGAACTCGCTGCCCAGGGAGACGAAGGCCGGGATGGTGGCCAGCACCAGCAGCACGGCCACGGCGATGGTCGCCTTGGCGTGCTTCACCACGAAGCGGCAGGGGCCTTCGTAGATCCGGTGGAGGAAGACGCTGATGGGGTGCTTCTCCTCCGCGTAGTACTTCCCGACGACAAACTGGGTGAAGGTCCAGGCCAGCCACTTGGGCTTGAACTGGAAGGGCTCCACCCGCGCGAAGAGCATGCGCATGGCCGGGTCCAGGGTCAGCGCCAGGAGCGCGGCGATGCCCATGGCGAAGTTCTTGGAGAAGGCCAGGGGTTTGAAGAGCCGTCCTTCCTGGTCCAGCAGGGTGAAGATGGGCAGGAAGCTCACCGCCACCACCAGGAGGGAGAAGAAGACGCTGGGGCCGACCTCCATCAGGGCCTCGAGCCGCACCTGGTAGAAGCTTCCCGGTTTGCCCGCCTCGATCCATTTCTCGATCTTCTTGTAGGCGTTCTCCACCTCCACGATGGCCCCGTCCACCAGCACGCCGATGGAGATGGCGATGCCGGCAAGGCTCATGAGGTTGGCGTTCTGGCCGATGCCGTACATCGGGATGAAGGCCAGCGCGACGCTCACGGGGATCGTGATGATGGGCACGATGGCCGAGGGAATGTGCCACAGGAAGATCAGGATGATGATCGAGACGACGATCATCTCCTCGATGAGCTTGTGCTTCACCGTCTTGATGGCGTTGTCGATCAGCTCGGAGCGGTCGTAGACCGTGACCACTTCCACGCCTTCTGGAAGGCCCTGCTTCAGGTTGTTGATCTTCGCCTTGACGCGGTCGATCACATTCAAGGCGTTCTCACCCTGCCGCATCACCACGATGCCGCCGACCACATCCCCCTGGCCGTCCAGGTCCGCCAGGCCCCGGCGCATCTCGGGTCCCAGGGTCACCGTGGCCACATCGCCCAGACGCACCGGCGTGCCGTTCTCCGCCTTGAGGACCGCTTGTTCAAGGTCCTTGGTCGTCTTTACATAGCCCCGGCCCCGGACCATGTACTCGCGCCCGCTGTATTCCACGAGGCGCCCGCCGACCTCCGAGTTGGCCCCCTTCACGGCGCCGATGACGGCTTCGATGGGGATCTTGTAGGCCGCCATCTTGTTGGGATCGACCTGGACCTGGAACTGCCGGGCCTGGCCGCCCACGGTGGCGACTTCGGCGACGCCGGGCGTGCTCTGGATGGCATACCGGAGGAACCAGTCCTGCAGCGATCGCAGTTCATCCGTGCTGTGCTTCCCGCTGCGGTCCACCAGGGCGTACTGATAGACCCAGCCCACGGAGGTCGCATCGGGACCGATGACCGGCGTGACGCCCGGGGGCAGGCTGGAGGTGATCTTGCTGAGGTACTCCAAGGTCCGGGATCGGGCCCAGTAGATGTCCGTGCCGTCCTCGTAGATCACATAGACATAGGAGAAACCGAAGTCGGAAAGGGCCCGCACCGCCTTCACCTTCGGGGCTCCGAGCAGCGCGGTGACGATGGGGTAGGTCACCTGGTCCTCGACGATGTCGGGGCTCCGGTCCCACTTGCTGTAGACGATCACCTGGGTATCGCTGAGATCCGGCAGCGCATCCAGGGGGATGTGGCGCATGGTCCAGAAGGACATGGCAATCAGCACCACGGAGGCGGCCATCACCAGCCAGCGGTTCTCCGCCGAAAAGCGGATGATCCGCTGGAGGAAGGTCGGGTGTTCGGGGTCGTAGCCGACAGGTGCGCTCATCTCGCCCCCCTCAATGCTGGTGGCCGGACGGCGCCGGCTGGGAAGGAGCGGCCTTGGCGCCCTCGGTGCTGGCGCCCTTCTGGCTCAGGTGGGCCAGGGCGGCCTTCAGGCGGGATTCGGAATCCACCAGGAAGTTGGCGCGGACGACGACTTCCTCGCCGGCTTCCAGGCCCGAGCGGATCTCCACCTTCTCGCCGACGGTGGTGCCCGTCGTGACTTCCCGGGGCTCGAACTTGCCGTTCCCCAGCGCCACGAAGGCCACCTTCATGGTGCCGGCGTCCAGCACCGCATCCAGGGGGACGATCAGGCCCTTGCGCCCCTGCCCCTTCAGCACGACTTCTCCGAACATCTCGGGCTTCAGCTCGCCGGCGGGATTCGGGAATTCCACGCGGGCCTTGGCGGTGCGGGTCTTGGGATCCATGACCGGATCCACGAAGGCGATGCGCCCCTTGATGACCTTCCCGGGCGAGGCCTGGACCGTCAGTTCGGCGGGCATGCCCACCTTGACGCGACCCAGTTCGGCCTCGTAGATGTCCACCAGCACCCAGACCCGGCTGAGGTCCGTGATCTCGAAGGGGATGTCCGCCGGGGTGAGCCGGGCGCCCTCCACCACGCTCTTCACCGTCACCACGCCCGAGATGGGGCTGCGCAGCGTGAGCGACTTCAGGACCTCGCCGGTCTTCTCCAGATGGTCGATGGCCGAGGGCGGCACATCCCAGAGCGTGAGGCGGCGCCGGGCGGAGTCCAGCAGGTCGCCGCCGCTGGCCTGCAGCGACCCGCCCGACAGGGCCTTCTGCGTCTTGAGGGCCAGGAGGAACTCCCGCTGGGCGCTGACGAACTCGGGGCTGTAGAAGCTGAAGAGGGGCTGGCCCTTCGCGACGGGCTTGCCGACGAAGTCCACGAAGAGCTTCTCCACGAAGCCCTCCACCTTCACATTGACCTTGCGGACGCGCGTCTCGTCGACGGCCACCCGGCCCAGGGCGCGGAGTTCCCCGCTCACCGTCCCCTCGGCCACCTTCTCGGTGCGCAGGCCGATGAGCTGCTGGCGTTCGTGGTCGATGGTGACGGCCGCATGGTCCTCGAGGCCGGCGACGGTCGTCCCCTGGCCATCCATGGGCACGAGGTCCATGCCGCAGATGGGGCAGGTGCCCGCGTGGTCCTGGATGATCTGCGGGTGCATGGGGCACTGGAACATCTGCTTCTTGGGGGTGGGGGCGCTGGCGGCTTCGTGGTCGTGCTTGGGGGCCGGACGCAGGAGCAGCGTGCCGCCGACGCCGGCGACCAGGCCCAGGGCCACCAGGCCGAGGGTGCGCAGGCGCGGGGCGCGGCTGGGAGCCGGGCCGGGGGTCAAGCTGGGGGGATCGAAGGTGGGTTGATCAAGGCTCATGGGGAATCTCCTACATCTTCATGGAGGCGGGGCCGCTGTCCTGGGCCTTGCCCGGGGCCTTGGCGGTGGATGGGGAGGCGGAGGGCGCGGCCGCGGCGCCGGCTGAGAGGCTGGCGGACGCCAGCGACCCGCCGTTGATGGGGACCGTGGCGCCGAGGGCCGCCTCGCGCAGGGCGATGTGCTGGGCCTGCAGCTGGGCCAGGGTCTGCAGGTAGGCGCCCTGGTCGCCCACCCAGCCGTTCAGCGCCTCGAGGGCGCCGAGGAAGGAGGCGCGGCCGGCCTCGTACTGGGACAGCACGGCCTTGAAGGTCGCCTCGCTCTGCACCAGCAGGCCCGCCTGGTAGAGATCCCGGGTGCGGCGCAGGGTCTGGATCTGGATGCTTCGCTCCTCCGTGCGCTGACGGAGCAGGGTGCGGACGGATTCCACCTCGGCGCCCTGGCCCCGGCGGTGGTGCTCATGCTCGGCCACGGCGCGCTGCTGCTTGTGGCGGCCGTAGATGGGCAGTGAGATGCTCACGCCCACCTGCCACATGGGCTCCAGGCTGCCGCGGGGCATGATGCCGGCCGTCACGGCGAAATCCGGACGGCGGTCCAGCTTCGCCAGGTCCACCAGCTTCTCGGTCTGCCGCACGCTGGCGCGGGCGCCGGCCAGCTCGGGACTCGCGGCTTCGACCTCCTCCGGGGCCAGGGGCGCGGGTTCGGGCAGATCCGCCAGCGCCGCGGTCGTGGGGATGGGATCGGCCGGGTCATGCTGGCGCAGGCGGTTCAGGCCCGCGAGCACGGACCGTTCCTCGGCCTCCAGGGACCAGGCCGCCTGCTTCAGCCGCGTGAGCTCCAGCTGGGCCCGCAGCAGATCGCCCTGGTTGCCCTGCCCCACCTCGTACCGGGTGCGGGCCAGCCGTTCGGACTGTTCGAGGAAGACGGCCTGCTGCGCCAGCAGCTGCTGCTGCCCCCGGACGAGGAGCAGGGCCGCGTAGCCCCGCCGGACATCGGCCTCCAGGCTCATCTGCACGCGGGAGCGCGCGGCCTGGGACACATCCACGCCCAGGGCGGCCGCCTCCTTGCGGAGGCCCCGCTTGCCCGGCCAGGGGAAGGGCTGCGTGAAGGCGACGCTGTAGTAGCTCGTCTCCATCTTGCCGATCATGAGTTCCTTGAAGCCGTCGTTCTGCAGACCCAGCGACAGCGAGGGATCCGGCAGCACACCCGCCTGCGGGATGCGCTCTCGGTCCATGCGCACGGCGGCATCGGCCCTCTCGAGGTCGGGATGTTTCCCGAGGGCCTCGGCCAGCAGGGCCGCCAGGACGGGGTCGGCCTCGGCCGAAGGCGTGGAGGGAGGGGTGGGAGGAGGGATCTGGGCCAGGCCCGATGCGGCGAGCACCAGGGCCGGGGCCAGACGCAGCAGCGTGCGCATGGAGGACTCCGAAAAGGGAAAGAGACGGCGGCCTGCTCGCAAGCAGGCAGGGCTTCGCTCAGTCCCGGATCAGATCCGGAGCGCGTTCAGTCTCGCGAGGTGCCGACCCAGATCGGGATCGCGGCCCTCCGCGGTGGGGAAGGAGTCGGTGCGTTCAGGGGAAGGAGTCGCCTGGGCCCAGGTGGCCGGGGCGGGGCGGGGCTCGGTGCGGCGCTCGCCCTGGGCCCGACGGACGGTCGGGGCGGCGACGGCGGCCGCGCGCTCCGTGCAGGCGGACGGGGCGGGCCCCCGGTTGCCTTCGGGCTTCGGGCAGGGGCAGCTGTCCTGCATGCCGGCCCCGAGGCCAGGCTGGGAGCCGGTCGGAGCGCCGCAGCAGCAGGACTCATGCGACTCGTGCGCCTGCACCGGCGCCCAGATCCCGGCCCCGCTGCCCAGGAGCAGCACGACGGTCAGGATGGCGCGCAGGATCAACCGCACGGAGAAACCTCCGGATGCTTCCCATCATAGGCCTTCCACCCATGTGGCAACACGGAATCCTTGACCAAGGTCACAGGGGACGGGGGCCGGCCCGGCCCCGGACGCGGCTCCCGCAGGCAGCGGCGCTAGGATGGAGGCATGGGCACGGTTGACACGGCAGAGGTTGCGATCATCGGCGGCGGCATCGCGGGGCTCAGCCTCGCCTTCCACCTCGCCCGCGCCGGCCAGCGGGGAATCGTCCTGCTGGAGCGCGAGGACCAGGCCGGCACCTACGCCAGCGGCCACAACGCCGCCGTGGCCCGCTCCCTGACGGGCCGCGACGAGCACACGGCCCTGGCGGTGGAGGGGCGGCGGCGTCTGGCCGAGGCGGGCCTGATGACCGCGGGGGGCGGCCTGCTCGTCAGCGTGGAACGCGGCCCCCTCGACGCCTTCGAGGCCGAGGCGGCCCGCCACGGCGTGGAAGTCCACCGCGGCGAGGGCATCCCCCTGCCGGGCCTGAAGGCCACCGAGCACCTGGCCATTCCCGGCGACGGGGTCATCGACATCGCCGGTCTGGTGCGCGCCTGCGCCGAGGGCGCCCGGGCCGGCGGCGCCGACCTGCGGTTCGGCTGCGCCCTGCGGGGCCTGCGCCCCACCCAACCGCATGCGGAGGCCGGCTTCGACCTGGACACGGACCGAGGGCCCCTGCGCGCGAAGACGCTCGCCATCGCAGCCGGGGCCTGGGCCGGGGACCTGGGCCGCCAGGCGGGCTCCCAGATCGCCTTCACGCCCCTGCGCCGCTCCCTGGTGTGGAGCGGCGCGCCCCATCCTCAGCGGGATCCCTGGGCCTGGTGGGTGGACCGCCCCTTCTACCTGCGCCCCGAAAGCGGCGGCCTGCTCATGTGCCCCTGCGAGGAGGTCGCCGTGCCCCTCCCGCCCCGCGGGCGGCAGCCGGAGGTGGATCCCGCCGTGCTCGAGGGTCTCTTCACCAGCCTGCGGGAGCTGGCGCCGGACCTGGCGGAGCGCCCCGTCACGCGCTACTGGACGGGCCTGCGCACCTTCGCGCCGGACCGCCGGTTCGTCCTGGGCTGGGATCCCTGGAACCCCCGCCTGTTCTGGTCGGCGGGCCTGGGCGGCCACGGCATGACCAGCGGCTTGGCCGTGGGCCAGCTCGCCGCCGACTGCTTCCTGCGCAAGGCCACCGCCGGGCCGCTCGATCCAGCCAGGTTCAAGGGCTGAGAAGCCTCTAGAATCTCCCCATGACCACGCTCCGCGTCGCCCTCATCCAGCAGGACACGGTCTGGCAGGACCCGGCGGCGAACCTGGCCCGGGCGCGGGGCTTCGCGGAAGCGGCGGCCCGGGCGGGGGCGCGGGTGGCGGTATTCCCGGAGCTGTTCACCCTCGGCTTCACCATGGCGCCCGAACCCTACGCCGAGCCCCTGCCCGGCCCCACCACGGAGGCCGTGGCAGCACTGTCCCGCGAATTCGGCCTCTACCTGGTGGGCTCCGCCGTGGAGGCCCACGCGCCCCACCCGCACAACGCCGCCTTCGTCACCGCGCCAGACGGTTCCCTGGAGGCCGCCTACCGCAAGATCCACCCCTTCTCCTACGGTGAGGAGCACCAGCACTACACCGGCGGCGGGGACTGCCCCCTGTTCGAGATCGACGGCATCCCCTGCGGTCTGC harbors:
- a CDS encoding NAD(P)/FAD-dependent oxidoreductase produces the protein MGTVDTAEVAIIGGGIAGLSLAFHLARAGQRGIVLLEREDQAGTYASGHNAAVARSLTGRDEHTALAVEGRRRLAEAGLMTAGGGLLVSVERGPLDAFEAEAARHGVEVHRGEGIPLPGLKATEHLAIPGDGVIDIAGLVRACAEGARAGGADLRFGCALRGLRPTQPHAEAGFDLDTDRGPLRAKTLAIAAGAWAGDLGRQAGSQIAFTPLRRSLVWSGAPHPQRDPWAWWVDRPFYLRPESGGLLMCPCEEVAVPLPPRGRQPEVDPAVLEGLFTSLRELAPDLAERPVTRYWTGLRTFAPDRRFVLGWDPWNPRLFWSAGLGGHGMTSGLAVGQLAADCFLRKATAGPLDPARFKG
- a CDS encoding efflux RND transporter periplasmic adaptor subunit, whose product is MSLDQPTFDPPSLTPGPAPSRAPRLRTLGLVALGLVAGVGGTLLLRPAPKHDHEAASAPTPKKQMFQCPMHPQIIQDHAGTCPICGMDLVPMDGQGTTVAGLEDHAAVTIDHERQQLIGLRTEKVAEGTVSGELRALGRVAVDETRVRKVNVKVEGFVEKLFVDFVGKPVAKGQPLFSFYSPEFVSAQREFLLALKTQKALSGGSLQASGGDLLDSARRRLTLWDVPPSAIDHLEKTGEVLKSLTLRSPISGVVTVKSVVEGARLTPADIPFEITDLSRVWVLVDIYEAELGRVKVGMPAELTVQASPGKVIKGRIAFVDPVMDPKTRTAKARVEFPNPAGELKPEMFGEVVLKGQGRKGLIVPLDAVLDAGTMKVAFVALGNGKFEPREVTTGTTVGEKVEIRSGLEAGEEVVVRANFLVDSESRLKAALAHLSQKGASTEGAKAAPSQPAPSGHQH
- a CDS encoding efflux RND transporter permease subunit, with product MSAPVGYDPEHPTFLQRIIRFSAENRWLVMAASVVLIAMSFWTMRHIPLDALPDLSDTQVIVYSKWDRSPDIVEDQVTYPIVTALLGAPKVKAVRALSDFGFSYVYVIYEDGTDIYWARSRTLEYLSKITSSLPPGVTPVIGPDATSVGWVYQYALVDRSGKHSTDELRSLQDWFLRYAIQSTPGVAEVATVGGQARQFQVQVDPNKMAAYKIPIEAVIGAVKGANSEVGGRLVEYSGREYMVRGRGYVKTTKDLEQAVLKAENGTPVRLGDVATVTLGPEMRRGLADLDGQGDVVGGIVVMRQGENALNVIDRVKAKINNLKQGLPEGVEVVTVYDRSELIDNAIKTVKHKLIEEMIVVSIIILIFLWHIPSAIVPIITIPVSVALAFIPMYGIGQNANLMSLAGIAISIGVLVDGAIVEVENAYKKIEKWIEAGKPGSFYQVRLEALMEVGPSVFFSLLVVAVSFLPIFTLLDQEGRLFKPLAFSKNFAMGIAALLALTLDPAMRMLFARVEPFQFKPKWLAWTFTQFVVGKYYAEEKHPISVFLHRIYEGPCRFVVKHAKATIAVAVLLVLATIPAFVSLGSEFMPPLNEGTLLYMPSTLPGLSQTEAQRILQVQDRLIRTVPEVGSVFGKAGRADTATDPAPFSMMETVIVLKPEDQWREKPRWFSSWAPDFLKAALRPIWRDRITEEEIVAELDRVVRLPAIPNAWTMPIKARQDMLSTGIRTPIGLKINGADLDTIQKVAVEAERILSGVPGTRSAFAERTAQGYFLDFVLKREQLARYGLSVEQANMLVMTAIGGDNQSTVYDGRARYPVNVRYARDYRENPGALNRVLIPTPGGALIPMEEIADLKWANGPAMIRDENGQMNGYVLVDFDTSKIDVGSYVQHAKAAVEKELKLPPGYSLTWSGQYENMIRVKERLKIILPITLVLIFGLLYANTKSAFKASVVMLAVPFSAIGAFWLLWALGYNMSIAVWVGLIALMGLDAETGVFMLLFLDLSHDEAKREGRLKTDGDLIEAIIHGAVKRVRPKAMTVFAAFMGLLPIMWSTGTGADVMKRIAAPMVGGLATSFLLELLVYPAIYYLWKRKEVVEGPATPLPVPAPSLPVPEPA
- a CDS encoding nitrilase-related carbon-nitrogen hydrolase, encoding MTTLRVALIQQDTVWQDPAANLARARGFAEAAARAGARVAVFPELFTLGFTMAPEPYAEPLPGPTTEAVAALSREFGLYLVGSAVEAHAPHPHNAAFVTAPDGSLEAAYRKIHPFSYGEEHQHYTGGGDCPLFEIDGIPCGLQICYDLRFPEPFRTLAARGAEVVFVPANWPARRIAAWSTLLAARALENQMALCGANRVGRDALGLDYPGASAIHDAYGEVVAQGDATEGLVVGDIDLSALRAWRERFPALRDRRPEVYSALARKEGTPMSTDKN
- a CDS encoding TolC family protein; protein product: MRTLLRLAPALVLAASGLAQIPPPTPPSTPSAEADPVLAALLAEALGKHPDLERADAAVRMDRERIPQAGVLPDPSLSLGLQNDGFKELMIGKMETSYYSVAFTQPFPWPGKRGLRKEAAALGVDVSQAARSRVQMSLEADVRRGYAALLLVRGQQQLLAQQAVFLEQSERLARTRYEVGQGNQGDLLRAQLELTRLKQAAWSLEAEERSVLAGLNRLRQHDPADPIPTTAALADLPEPAPLAPEEVEAASPELAGARASVRQTEKLVDLAKLDRRPDFAVTAGIMPRGSLEPMWQVGVSISLPIYGRHKQQRAVAEHEHHRRGQGAEVESVRTLLRQRTEERSIQIQTLRRTRDLYQAGLLVQSEATFKAVLSQYEAGRASFLGALEALNGWVGDQGAYLQTLAQLQAQHIALREAALGATVPINGGSLASASLSAGAAAAPSASPSTAKAPGKAQDSGPASMKM